The following coding sequences lie in one Arachis hypogaea cultivar Tifrunner chromosome 9, arahy.Tifrunner.gnm2.J5K5, whole genome shotgun sequence genomic window:
- the LOC112712256 gene encoding cyclic pyranopterin monophosphate synthase, mitochondrial: MLLRRIITCPHSKRMLCTSSSSSSSSSSSSISNCDFTSAIHELNKEMESVFGEPPGEGLASSASNVHVNNESKMMMSQKIDENSFELTHTGHSGEAQMVDVSPKESSKRTAIAGCKVLLGKKVFNLVSANQMAKGDVLTVAKIAGITAAKQTSSLIPLCHNINLTHVQVDLKLNHDEFSVMIEGEAATTGRTGVEMEAMTAVSVAGLTVYDMCKAASKDIVITDIRLKHKSGGKSGDWSWKQ, encoded by the exons ATGTTGCTTCGTCGAATAATAACATGTCCTCACTCCAAAAGGATGCTGtgcacttcctcttcttcttcttcttcttcttcttcttcttctattagcAACTGCGACTTCACAAGTGCCATTCATGAACTCAACAAg GAAATGGAATCTGTATTTGGTGAGCCTCCTGGTGAGGGATTGGCTAGCTCTGCAAGCAATGTTCATGTCAACAATGAATCAAAGATGATGATGTCTCAAAAGATAGATGAAAATTCTTTTGAATTGACTCACACTGGCCATTCAGGGGAAGCTCAAATGGTGGATGTGTCTCCCAAAGAAAGTAGTAAGCGAACCGCCATTGCCGGTTGCAAGGTACTTCTTGGAAAGAAGGTGTTCAACTTGGTCTCAGCTAATCAAATGGCAAAAGGGGATGTGCTTACCGTCGCGAAAATCGCCGGGATAACTGCTGCAAAGCAAACCAGCAGCCTGATTCCCTTGTGCCATAACATAAACCTTACACATGTGCAGGTGGATTTGAAGCTGAATCACGACGAATTCAGTGTGATGATAGAAGGGGAAGCTGCAACAACAGGAAGAACTGGGGTTGAGATGGAGGCTATGACAGCAGTTTCTGTTGCTGGGTTAACAGTTTATGATATGTGCAAGGCTGCTTCAAAAGATATAGTCATTACAGATATAAGGCTCAAGCATAAATCTGGTGGAAAGAGTGGAGATTGGTCTTGGAAACAATAG